AACTATCAGACcggttgaaatatttgttgatcaatcggtctgaccccgagcgcgcgacctgcgcagccttctcctcttctgttggccccgaggagaagtccaaacccgtaatgagtgcaaactccGGCTCGAATCGGACCTCCTTCCGACCAACATAAAACCTcatcctcaactcctcctgagcatccactttcattttgtggagcatcagctggtgaaataacaccgaggagaatgtcagtggtacggcattccagaagctcccgaaacggctttccttcgccgtgttattaaggttgaactcctcaaaccgagctttgatttttgcaaaaattccaGTGCCCCTATATGTGACGTGGCCAGTGAAATGCTCGGGTGCTGGAATAATGagtctgggagccatctgaaaaatcaaagaccaaacaaatttaaatgtcaaaaaagttaagaaatgtCGACATAACATCGACATCATGTCCACATTCTGTCGACATTATCAAACATTCATAACTGGTCGACAAATCGTCGACATACAATCGACATGCTATCGACATTATCATAAGAGCAGTGACAAACGACCAACATCGACAACTTATCGACATACAGTCGACAAATCGTCGACATTATACCAATTAACTACCAACAGAATCAACTCTAACTTCCctatcgacatactgtcgacaaaTTGTCGACATTCTACAGTAAACTACCACAATAATCAACTACAACTTATTATCGACAACctatcgacatactgtcgacaaaTTGTCGACATTCTAACAGTAAACTACCAAAAGAATCAACTACAACTTATTATCGACAACCTATCGACATATAGTCGACAAATTGTCGACATCACATGGCAAAACTACATAACATCAAACAAAGGTAAACCATCGACAAattgtcgacatgatgtcgacaaccTGTCgacaacaatgttcaaacacatAAACAGAAACCTATACATAtcgatatcctatcgacattTCATCGATAACGATGTAAAAACACACAAACACCATTGAAACATATCCAACATATACAACCTACCACAAGAAAGAgcacaaaatatacaaaaattccACTAATTTCAACAACATGCAATATTTCACATCCaaatctattaaaaaattaatttttttttgaaaaagaaaaacttaccTTTGACTGAGCTTTGGGTGGTGGCGACGGTCCGTGGTTGTGGTGGCGATGGCCTGTGTTGGCGACTGTTCGTGGTGGTTTCCACGAGCACGGGTCGAATTCAAGACCgaccgagagagagagaaagaggaaaAACAGAGATCGATAGAGAAAGAGGGAAAAATCGAGTGGGAAGAGAGGGAAAATGCGTGGTCGTCGTCGTCGTTCAACTGCTTTGTTTTTGGGCAGGGACGAAGAGGAAAAGTCGGAGAGAGAGTGGgaaagacagagagagagggaaagagagagtgggaaagagagagtgggaaaattaaatgtaaggggtattttgggtagaatttgaaaatagtggaATTGTTTTGTATAAATTAGTAAGGGGTATAAAATTTGATATGGGATatattattaagggcaaaaaatgaaatttccctttccctatatatatatatatatatatatatatatctaagtgtgtagttttgtataacTTAATTATAAACGTTTCTAAAATAAAACACATGAAAACGTTCTATCTAATAGATTGGGCCAACTTCATTATTATCATGGATGATTTTATACTTTGCAGTGGAGACACAAGCCATGATCAATTCGATCCAATGCTCCAAAAAGCTCATCTTACGAAGCATGGCTTCCAAAAAATATCATTTGATCCTATTGTAAGCCTTACTCATGTCCAATTAAAGTCGTAGATCCCGTCTTGCCTCTTCTCTTCTTTTTCAAGTAATGGAGGACTTCAAAAGACACCATCACAATGTCAAAGATAAGTCGTTCAAGTATAAAAGTACTTTGCGACTCCGCAATGATAGTATCCATAAACGGTTTCATACGATTAGTCATGACCTTGGTTATCACCTTGTACAAAACATTACATAGAACAATTGGTCTCAAGTCTTTCATACATTACGGATCCTTCCTTTTTGGGATTAGGACTACATTGGAATCCCCACAACCATCTTCAAAGAAATGTTGAACTAGCTCCATAACATCTACTTTAACAATATGTTAATATTTTTGGTAAAATGCTGAGGTTATACCATCCGAACCTAGGCTCTTATTTGGGTGCATTTGAAAAACTGCTTCATCTTCAGTTACAGGGTGAGATAGCTCAACATTTGCATACTCAGGCACAGCAGTAGAGACATCATCAATAACTTCTTGCTAGTAGGTGTTAAGGCAGAAAACAAAGAGGAGAAGTAGTAGAACATCAAAGGAGAGAGACCATTTGACCAATCGACCCATTGAATATCCTCTccttaaactaaaatataaaagttaaaagaaaatatataatatggaAGGGTAGGGTTGATtgtatatcttttttatttattctttatgggcatcatccaatctaatccaattgaactgaaccgatccaatccaatccaattacaaaaagttggatatccaattacaattggattggattggatgctaaaagttggattctaattggattggatcggttattggatgtcaatctcaaaatccaattaaaaaccgatccaatccaattacatttatatatagattaaaaaattatttatataaaaaatattgaaaaatataataaatatttattatatttttattagatttttttgtaTGTTGAATTTATAACAATTGAttgtttagtgtatttattttcatgatgttttgttctattttattacttagaaatgttattgttttaattatttaaaacttttagctaTAATACACGTGTAAGAATAGTAtatttatgaagtattaaacttcaaataaaaagtgatacttagttttttttacgtatttttctttatatttttaagctaatattgaaatttaggtgtgtaatataatatccaattaaaaaatcgatccaatccaattagtaattagattggattggattttgaggtctaattggattagatcggatgatgattttccaaatccaattagttggattggatcggatgcctacccctattttatatattttcatttcaaTTGGAAGCATCAAACCATTGATAGACAcccttatatatatacatatatatatatatgcatggtaAGAAATAAATACAATGCTGTTTAGCTGTTAATGATCAAAAGCTAAATGGGATTCATGCAACtgcaataatttattaattttcttttaataatattactCTCAAAACCCAATATTTCCATAAATGTCTACTGTCTACACATAAAATAACAACACatttttctttactttttcttttttttggacAAACTGGCCACTTTGGTCtgaagtaaataaataaataaagccaGCAAAATCctgcaaaagaaagaaaaaaaaaaattcagggaTGAGATTTGAGAAATTTGTTGATTAATTTTAAGTGACATTTAATATTTTGGGACAAAACTTACACTAGTTATTTGATCGGTTGGAATTAACATAAGCAAGAATGGTAGCCAATAGAATGATGAACATGATAATCTGCATTGGGATTTAAGATGTAATTAGTCCTTTTTCttctctaaaaaaatattaattcaaaGAGAGAGACTCACCACAGCTGAATAATTTGACTGATTCTTGAGTATATAAGATTTCctgtaatataaaaataaaaagataaggcAGGCACACAaaatttagaaaagaaaaacagtGTTCAATATTCATGAAAATGtacaagaaattaattatgaaaaatacctattgGCGGTAAGGGTCCAAGAGTTCTTGCAGGCTTTCTGTATAGAGTCTAGTCTGCTCAATGTCTTTTGTGCATTTGGGTCATTGGTGTCAACCTGTGGTAGCCAATGATAATAAATTGATTTTAATATCGAAAAATGAaccttaaaaaacaaaaaaaaaaaggaaagagatTTGCATATTAATCAAAATCGCCATTACAAACAAGGCTCACAATTATAATCCAAACCCCAAGAAAGTTTTTTGGTCATACACATATTTGATGATAAGGAAATGAGAGGTATATTTCCAAGGGCATAAATGATAGAGCACTTCTCTAAATGAATGAGAGAAGACCAAACATTCTCTCTTTTAATTGGTTGGAGCCTTGGAGGGGGAATTAGAAGTAAATAGGAGATTTTAACTGTAGAATGGGAATTACTCCAATGATTGCAAACTATATCAAATTTGAGGATTTGAAATCCTTGGTCTAGCTCCTTCCTACCAAATAATCACAATTCTCTCCAAAACACACTCTTAATCACAGAAGATTATGCCTTTTTCATGGTTAAGGAAAATGTTAGGCTTTTTAATTATACTCATTTTTCATTGGTATAATTTGTAAGTTATCGATTATTAGAGCTAAACTCTCTTCGAGCCTGGGGTAAAGTATACTTCTAAATCTTCCATAGGGTGCAGCCATTATCATGGTTTCTACATATACAAGAATCGTACCTTGGACTTCATGATACATGAGAAATCATAGAAAGCGCCGTAGACATCAGCCATTGTATTCGTTCTATCAATTACTTTAGCCGTAAGACCTAGAAAACACAAGCAAAGTGAAATCAGCATCAGGGACTCATGATTCTTGACAAGAAAATACAAGCATGGCCAAACAATATTATATTAGTACCAGTAGAGCATTTCCCATTCTaccaaaacataaataaaatatatgcttGTGAGAAGAGTATTAAAGAAAACTTTTAAATGTGTTAGATCCCATGTTGATTAGGGTGAGAGAGAGAATAGCAAATAAAAGGGTTATATGGGTCTTCGTATTAATTGTAATATTAGGGAGGGAATACATAGTATACATAGCATGCTAAAAAGAATTTAGAGGGTTATGCGTAGGCCTCTCGAATGCCTAGGATATTGTCTCTGTACTTCTCTGTTCTAATATCAACCTATACACAAGTCTTCTCTATTTTTCTGCTATTGTTCTTATTTTGGCTACTGTTCTGTTGTGATTGAGATTAATTGCGATCAAAAGGATAGTCGGGTCTTATCAAAATGGCAACAAATGTTATAAGACTGGCATTACAGAAACACAACAGACAGGGATGGGTTTTGACAATCTTTATGAAAATTCTAGCCAGAAGTACTGCTCCTAATTCTAAAATTCTACATACTTAAGTGCAAAGAAAGCATAGAAAGCTTAGGCCTTAAGTTGTCATATCAAAGTATGATGTGcactttttctttcaaaataacACACATTCTGTATTAACATGAAAACCATTTCAACTTCTGATGATGCACAACAGGACATACTGTGCTGAGATAGCTCACAATATCTCAACCCGGAAGGGTATGGAGATTGTGGAGCAAGCTGCTCagttgaatattattattaccaACAAGTTGGCTAGGTTGTGCAGCCAGGAGGATGAATGAGCATTTATGCTTTCATTTTTGTTCATTTACTTTGTGAGATTTACCCTTGGGAACTTTTTGTTGAAGGTACTTTGTTCTTAATTTTGCGGTTTGTTTTAGAATCTGGTTTCTTGTATTGCTTGCTCAAATACCTTAGGGGCTGTTTAGAATTGATTAATATGTTAGGAAGGGAAAGGTAATCTTGATGATTACCCAATTTGTTAtgaagttttaaattttttaaaccctttaagttatatcttctctttTGCCATTTTCTATTTCAACTATGCTTTCCTTTTTCTACTATATATTTGTCTCACCTAACACATTCTCTATAAAAAGAAATTCATGTGCAAAGACTGAAATCTTACCGCGCCTCATCTTCACTACACCTCTGAAGACCTCGATGTTGTTGTAGCACAAAGATAGCGTGCCAATCGACATGACCTACGCATATGTAACAAAGGTAATGATAAGTTTCAAATTTCTGAAAAACAAAATTTCTTGATCCATGACAAGTACATGATTATTCGTGAAACCAGAGGTAAAAACaacgaaaaaaataaaatcaagttGGTAACAAATCACTTAAACACTGTCAGTCACCCACATTCAAATGCTATAGATTAAAGAGTATCGTTGTCTTGTTAAGATTAACTTTGACCAAAAATTTGTTCAAATGAGCATTTTGTACTGTTCAGTAAAATACTAATTTGGTGTTATTGAAACTACAGAGATGTATGTGGGCATATTTAAGCAAACCACGAGGTAAAATACCTACTTTATTTTCATCTATACCGAACCATTCTAGAAATTTATTCAAGTTTAAGAagtaagaactgtatataatcACTGGATCAACTTCAAATTAGTTAATAGTTGTTCTATGCAACATGTTAAGCTATAAATTGTTGTGAATCAGACAAGATTAAACGAAGATCTTATTAAAGAGCAGTCCCTACCTGAGGGATAGCACAAAACCGAAATATAGAGGGGTCCCGTAAAGCAGCCATGTATTTCAAGCAATCTTCTGCATGTATTATAGCATTAGTGACCATGTCATTTAAGCATTGCACTGCTTTCACTGAATTTTCCTCATATTTCAAGTCCTGAAGAAGAGATTGTAACAGAATCCAATTCAGATAGTTGTTTTCCAGTAGTAAAAGGGGCGTtagaaaaaactaaaacaggGGCGAATCACACATTTTGATTATGAATTGACAGGATGATCATCCAAAGTCCAAATCACGGTCAAAGAAGAAAGTTATTAACAGAATGAAGATTGTAAAAGAGATGCACCTCAAGTTTGTTAACATATTTACTCCAAATCTGGCGCGGCCAAAACATGCGTGACTTTGGTATCTCATTGATATCCTCCAGATAATCtcgaataatatttattttctgtTGTAATCGCATACAGTTCAACAGCATTAGGATCAGATTCCAGAAATAGTTGAAACTGGGAATCAAactgtactttttttttctcatataaTATGATATACCTGAAGAAATAAGCCCATTGAATTCGAAAGGTAATCATCAGCTGGATCTTCCAAACCAGCAGCATGGAAAAGCTTGGAGAGCCCTATACCAACAAGTCCTGCTACATAGTGGCAATATTCATCATAGTCATCAACTGTTTCTACCTGCAAAATGAGATTAAAAGCATGGGAATCAAATCACATGGAAGTGAAAACTGCAGCTTGCTTTACTTTATTCTGACTAGTTTTACCCTAGGCAAttgaattttatgtttattttcaaacttttatTGGGTTTTTTGAACAGCATACTTCTTATTAAGGGACGTTATGTTTTAATTCTTATGAATCTATACATactaaatttctaatttttcataattttatgttttttttttttgtgaatttCGTTCAAAACTTGGCTCGAACCAATTTAAAACCTATGTTTTGATTTGATTGAGGTCCAAAATAGATTTCAAATGCACCCCAAAACAATTAGTTACCAACCTCCTTGCAGATAAACTTTGCCATTCCTTCACCCATTCTCTTCGTAATATCTTCAATTACCTCCTTATAACTGCAAAATTGAAGTACTTGATGAATCGACAtgtaattaaatgcacaattacAAGAAAAATTTCAAGCATTTTATTTGTAATTATCTCCAGAGACTGAGAAATGTGATATGAAACAGTAATTAACTGATGCACATATCATAATAAGTACATTTGCTTTGTACTTAATAATTtacataagaaaaaaataagaacAAACCCTTCATTTAGTTCCAGAAATGCAGTTGAAACGTGATGAAACTGGTCCATGAGAACTTTGTACTCCTTTGTACCACCTGAAAGCAATATGAGATAAATATAAGTAAAGCAAATTAAGAATTTTGACAATGAATTCAACATTACTCAAAAGAAGCAATATGTGACCACTTCAACTTTTACGAATGGTATGCCAAAATCGGTACCTAAGTATCGCTTGCTTGCTTGCACGTGAACGGGAAGGTgtaaaaattttcttaattagtAGCAGAGTTGTATTTCTTTAGTCACATAAAAAGCAATATCATTGGTGTTCACTTTACACTCCAAGGGTGGTTAAAATGAAACCTAACTAACAAATgagtttaattataaaattatggtCTCATGCAATATTTATTaacatatatatgttatattggGATGAATGATGCACAATATTCTCATGTCACAGCAAAACATAGAGTCAAATAAGGTTCTGCAGAATCATATTCCCCTCCCTTTCAAGCTCATAAATCAGATTATTTCGAACTTCACATACCAAacaacactaaaaaaaatatatgtggtCATCCAGAAGTAAACATGCCAATCAGAAGCATACAAAAAGATATTatgatttgaaaaatatcttttgAAAAGAACCATTGAATACAGAATTCTCATGCTTATTGAAATATAGTATATGAGTTCTTAAAAAACTCACAAGCAAAATGCCACTCGGGATCATATATGCGACGATGAAACTCCTTCAAGATAGGCACTTTAACATCATTTGGTATGCTTGTATCATCCTCTGAAAAAtcaatcaagaaataaataacatatatatgcaTTGATAATAAATACCATTAACAAAGGTCCAAAGAAGTTTTGTAAAAGCTATCGCAATAACCAAAAGTCATGAATTTTCTTTTAACACTTGAACAACAATGTTTATTGAGATTTAAAAAATTGCAACACTAAGCTTATAaaagctgaaaaaaaaatatggggtTACTAAttaaatcaaattttgaaatgcaatagaTCAGATTGAATCTGTTACATGCAATATCAGGTGAAACTTAACAGAAAGCTTAAGAGCAAAGGTAATAGGAACAAACCAACAGTGTCAAGGGCTCGGAGAAccaaataaaatatacataccTGCAAAGACACAAAAATCAACATTTGTAATTCACATATTAAATTACTAAGCTAATAAAAATCAAAGCAACAATCAAAACAAAGTGAATAATGAACATCTGCAGAAATATGCAACTATCTTAGTAATAAcaacaagaaaagtaataattactTATGCAAAACACAAACAGTTAATAGTTTTTCTTGATACTAACGTTTTTCTGCACATAATGTTATAATATAGAGGACAAAACAGATTAAACCATATTCTGGTCATTTTACAAAGGATTAGAAAAATGAAACTAGAGATACCCAAGACACAGAAATTGTTAGCATCTGTGATGTTAACAATTTGTTTATATAAAACAATTGAAACTCATGTCTTCT
This Cannabis sativa cultivar Pink pepper isolate KNU-18-1 chromosome 6, ASM2916894v1, whole genome shotgun sequence DNA region includes the following protein-coding sequences:
- the LOC115725458 gene encoding squalene synthase 2 isoform X1, with the protein product MGSLGAFLKHPDDFYPLLKLKMAARHAEKQIPQVPHWGFCYSMLHKVSRSFALVIQQLGTELRDAVCIFYLVLRALDTVEDDTSIPNDVKVPILKEFHRRIYDPEWHFACGTKEYKVLMDQFHHVSTAFLELNEGYKEVIEDITKRMGEGMAKFICKEVETVDDYDEYCHYVAGLVGIGLSKLFHAAGLEDPADDYLSNSMGLFLQKINIIRDYLEDINEIPKSRMFWPRQIWSKYVNKLEDLKYEENSVKAVQCLNDMVTNAIIHAEDCLKYMAALRDPSIFRFCAIPQVMSIGTLSLCYNNIEVFRGVVKMRRGLTAKVIDRTNTMADVYGAFYDFSCIMKSKVDTNDPNAQKTLSRLDSIQKACKNSWTLTANRKSYILKNQSNYSAVIIMFIILLATILAYVNSNRSNN
- the LOC115725458 gene encoding squalene synthase 2 isoform X2, coding for MKEVCIFYLVLRALDTVEDDTSIPNDVKVPILKEFHRRIYDPEWHFACGTKEYKVLMDQFHHVSTAFLELNEGYKEVIEDITKRMGEGMAKFICKEVETVDDYDEYCHYVAGLVGIGLSKLFHAAGLEDPADDYLSNSMGLFLQKINIIRDYLEDINEIPKSRMFWPRQIWSKYVNKLEDLKYEENSVKAVQCLNDMVTNAIIHAEDCLKYMAALRDPSIFRFCAIPQVMSIGTLSLCYNNIEVFRGVVKMRRGLTAKVIDRTNTMADVYGAFYDFSCIMKSKVDTNDPNAQKTLSRLDSIQKACKNSWTLTANRKSYILKNQSNYSAVIIMFIILLATILAYVNSNRSNN